Proteins encoded together in one Penicillium digitatum chromosome 1, complete sequence window:
- a CDS encoding Membrane-spanning ATPase, putative, with amino-acid sequence MASAGGRRWQQFFQEMLMIAGTSASAYFLIRYLLSRLDFDPESQKKEEQRQKSAAIIRRLEGGNGSDDDTARKCAKREKGQRKKELTLNQYEQAIAMDVVAPEDIPVSFEDIGGLDEIIEELKESVIYPLTMPHLYASTSSLLTAPSGVLLYGPPGCGKTMLAKALASESGACFINLHISTLTEKWYGDSNKLVNAVFSLARKLQPAIVFIDEIDAVLGTRRSGEHEASGMVKAEFMTHWDGLTSANSTGEAQRIVVLGATNRIQDIDEAILRRMPKKFPVTLPPIAQRLRILSLILKDTKVDRDNFDLHNLVKTMAGMSGSDIKEACRDAAMVPVRELIRAKKASGMQIDAVDPQEVRGLRTEDFFTRAGGIKVIPHPVPLSSPIEKVSEKEDGDWSTASEATSEAETRHNVMAEPPE; translated from the exons ATGGCTTCAGCCGGTGGCCGAAGATGGCAGCAGTTCTTCCAAGAAATGTTGATGATTGCGGGCACT TCTGCATCTGCATATTTCCTTATTCGCTACCTTCTATCACGCCTTGATTTCGACCCAGAGAgccagaagaaggaggaacAACGACAGAAGTCCGCGGCCATCATACGCCGACTGGAAGGCGGGAATGGATCGGATGATGATACAGCACGGAAATGTGCCAAGCGGGAAAAGGGGCAACGGAAGAAAGAGCTCACATTGAACCAATACGAACAAGCGATTGCGATGGATGTTGTTGCGCCAGAGGATATCCCAGTGTCGTTTGAAGATATTGGAGGACTTGATGAAATCATcgaggaattgaaggaatCGGTCATATACCCGCTGACCATGCCTCATCTCTACGCTTCCACGTCGTCTTTGTTGACCGCGCCTTCTGGGGTCCTCTTATATGGTCCGCCTGGCTGCGGAAAGACCATGCTTGCTAAAGCTCTAGCATCAGAGAGTGGAGCATGCTTCATCAACTTACACATCTCAACGCTGACAGAGAAGTGGTACGGTGACTCCAATAAATTGGTTAATGCAGTGTTCTCACTTGCGCGCAAATTACAACCTGCCATCGTTTTTATTGATGAGATTGATGCTGTTCTTGGAACTCGGCGAAGTGGTGAGCATGAAGCAAGTGGCATGGTGAAGGCAGAATTTATGACTCACTGGGATGGTCTTACATCGGCAAATTCGACGGGAGAGGCCCAGCGGATTGTTGTCCTAGGAGCGACCAACCGTATTCAAGACATTGATGAGGCCATTCTCCGAAGAATGCCGAAGAAGTTTCCCGTGACTCTTCCTCCGATTGCCCAGCGCCTTCGCATTCTCAGCCTGATTCTCAAAGACACGAAAGTCGATCGCGATAATTTCGATCTGCACAATCTTGTCAAGACTATGGCCGGTATGTCTGGTAGCGATATCAAGGAAGCATGCCGAGATGCAGCAATGGTTCCTGTGCGCGAGCTTATTCGAGCCAAAAAGGCCAGCGGGATGCAAATAGATGCAGTGGATCCCCAAGAAGTTCGTGGTCTTCGCACAGAAGATTTTTTCACTCGCGCCGGTGGTATCAAGGTCATTCCTCATCCTGTTCCATTATCTTCCCCAATCGAGAAAGTGTccgagaaggaagatggAGACTGGAGCACTGCGTCTGAAGCCACATCAGAAGCTGAGACTCGACACAATGTGATGGCTGAGCCGCCAGAGTAA
- a CDS encoding GPI ethanolamine phosphate transferase 1 produces the protein MARLGRVGFLALAVVFHLIYTYSIFDIYFVSPIVSGMRSYGVERPFGAPAPAKRLVLFVADGLRADKAFQAFPDPSPDADPENNELIRLSPFIRSKVLSHGTFGVSHTRVPTESRPGHVALIAGLYEDVSSVTTGWKMNPVNFDSVFNQSRHTWSWGSPDILPMFKEGAVPGRVDAEMYSEEAEDFTVDATHLDTWVFSKVHDLFESAKNDPELDQKLRDDKLVFFLHLLGLDTTGHSFRPYSNEYLHNIKVVDRGVQAVAKLVEDFYGDDETAFVFTADHGMSDTGSHGDGHPDNTRTPLVVWGSGVAQPQLSASGIAAGHEDGFSADWGFDQVRRHDVAQADVAALMAYLVGLDFPVNSVGQLPLDYLNASPNEKALAALANTQAVLEMYNVKEEQKRGAVIRYVPYEPLSGHHENSIEDRLARIKALISSGDHEEAIVVSAKLLRVALEGLRYLQTYDWLFLRTIVSIGYLGWIAYALTTVIDLHVLHGTSDSHRTIMSISFFSSILVALFSVFLYQGSSWRYYFYAFFPVYFWEEVFARRKALIAGHHIVLGHVHSSTGYLKFGLQLLTFLGVMEAMVQSYFHREIFTVCFALGALWPVIHGLSFIRSHALLSATWALGCGLMSSFTLLPVIKVENLDTITYGGLLMFLTGILYLLFEDAIIGDRDPESKEPNVTGRVGSRVLMGIQLGMVLLAVIVTRSSVLSLQARQGLPFGNILVGWVVLIASLTLPFFHRLYPNSHYLHRLMIIFLTFSPTFIILTISWEGLFYFVFCMTIMTWVRLEHAIYVHTAGALKKPQNSGMTTVDGATFYYRTLTLSDVRVALFFFFLLQSAFFSTGNVASISTFSLDSVRRLIPVFDPFAQGALLILQILIPFAIISANLGILNRRLEVAPSALFMVVMAISDIMTLNFFFMVRDEGSWLDIGMTISHFCIASALCTFVAGLEFLSEQLVSGVNFAPTVAAVVQTIEEVTECGHEDRKEPKKSQSNGVKQSKSKSKELKPLYMYTLSGGQWAVAGHTAYASAHPANLARDRKLSPSSVLREIPDMRDLSRRGNQTFSRDDPPGARMEAEATVFPRGGLIWAGLVSGV, from the exons ATGGCGCGTCTCGGCCGTGTTGGGTTTCTTGCCCTCGCAGTGGTCTTCCACTTGATCTATACATACTCAATCTTTGACATCTACTTCGTCAGTCCAATTGTTAGTGGTATGCGATCATACGGTGTCGAGCGACCATTCGGAGCCCCTGCACCTGCTAAACGTCTCGTTCTCTTTGTTGCCGACGGCCTACGGGCCGACAAGGCCTTTCAAGCTTTCCCCGACCCGTCCCCCGACGCCGATCCAGAAAACAACGAGTTGATACGCCTCTCTCCATTCATCCGCTCGAAAGTCCTCTCCCACGGAACATTCGGTGTCTCGCACACCCGCGTCCCCACTGAATCACGACCCGGCCATGTTGCGCTTATCGCAGGTCTCTATGAGGATGTGTCCTCAGTCACCACGGGGTGGAAGATGAATCCGGTGAATTTCGACAGCGTGTTCAACCAGAGCCGACACACTTGGAGCTGGGGCAGTCCTGATATCCTGCCCATGTTCAAGGAGGGTGCTGTGCCGGGCAGGGTCGATGCGGAGATGTACAGTGAAGAAGCGGAGGACTTCACCGTCGATGCAACACATCTGGATACTTGGGTATTCTCCAAGGTCCATGATCTCTTTGAATCGGCAAAGAACGACCCAGAATTAGACCAGAAATTGCGAGACGACAAGTTGGTGTTCTTCCTCCACCTGCTTGGACTGGATACCACTGGTCACTCTTTCCGGCCCTACTCGAACGAATACCTACACAACATTAAGGTGGTGGATCGAGGAGTCCAGGCCGTTGCGAAGCTAGTAGAGGATTTCTACGGAGATGATGAAACGGCGTTCGTGTTTACCGCAGACCATGGCATGAGTGACACGGGCAGCCATGGTGACGGTCATCCAGACAATACGCGGACACCGTTAGTTGTCTGGGGATCTGGCGTCGCGCAGCCCCAGCTTTCCGCTAGCGGGATTGCCGCGGGCCATGAAGATGGTTTCTCGGCGGATTGGGGATTCGACCAGGTTCGTCGACACGATGTAGCACAGGCCGATGTTGCCGCGCTCATGGCCTATTTGGTCGGACTTGACTTCCCCGTCAACTCTGTTGGTCAATTGCCGCTGGACTACCTCAACGCGAGCCCCAATGAAAAGGCGCTGGCCGCTCTCGCCAACACTCAGGCGGTTCTGGAGATGTACAACGTCAAAGAAGAGCAAAAGAGAGGCGCGGTGATCCGATATGTGCCTTATGAGCCTCTATCGGGGCACCACGAGAATTCGATTGAGGACAGGCTGGCAAGAATCAAGGCACTCATCTCTAGTGGTGACCACGAGGAGGCTATTGTGGTGTCTGCCAAACTTCTTCGTGTTGCTCTCGAGGGTCTGCGCTACCTACAAACATATGACTGGCTGTTCTTGAGGACCATTGTCTCCATTGGATACCTGGGTTGGATTGCGTATGCGCTGACAACAGTTATTGATCTGCACGTCTTGCATGGAACATCCGACTCTCACCGGACGATAATGAGTATCTCATTCTTCTCGTCAATCCTGGTCGCCTTGTTCTCGGTATTCCTTTACCAGGGCTCATCCTGGCGCTACTATTTCTATGCATTCTTTCCGGTTTATTTCTGGGAGGAGGTTTTTGCGCGCCGTAAGGCTCTGATTGCCGGTCATCACATTGTATTGGGCCACGTGCACTCTTCCACTGGATACCTCAAGTTTGGACTCCAGCTACTGACATTCCTTGGTGTGATGGAGGCAATGGTTCAATCATATTTCCATCGCGAGATCTTCACCGTCTGCTTTGCCTTGGGTGCCTTGTGGCCTGTAATCCATGGCCTTAGCTTCATTCGCAGCCATGCGTTGTTGTCTGCGACTTGGGCTCTTGGCTGCGGGCTGATGAGTTCGTTCACTCTTCTGCCAGTCATCAAGGTCGAGAATCTTGATACAAT CACATATGGCGGTTTGCTCATGTTCCTCACTGGCATCTTGTATTTGCTGTTTGAGGATGCTATCATTGGAGATCGTGACCCGGAATCCAAAGAACCAAATGTTACTGGCCGTGTCGGCTCGCGAGTCCTCATGGGAATTCAGCTTGGCATGGTTCTGCTTGCTGTCATCGTCACTAGATCATCTGTACTTTCGCTTCAGGCCCGCCAAGGTCTGCCTTTCGGAAACATTCTGGTTGGATGGGTTGTGCTAA TTGCTTCCCTGACGCTTCCATTCTTCCACCGTCTATATCCGAATAGCCACTATCTGCACCGACTCATGATCATCTTCTTAACCTTTTCGCCAACATTTATCATACTCACAATCTCGTGGGAAGGGCTGTTCTACTTTGTATTCTGCATGACCATAATGACATGGGTTCGTCTGGAACATGCCATTTACGTCCACACAGCAGGCGCCTTGAAGAAGCCTCAGAATTCTGGGATGACGACAGTCGACGGTGCAACTTTCTACTACCGTACCCTGACTCTCTCCGATGTCCGCGTAgcactcttcttctttttccttctgCAATCGGCTTTTTTCAGCACTGGAAATGTGGCCTCAATTTCAACCTTCTCCCTCGACAGCGTTCGCCGCCTTATCCCCGTCTTCGACCCCTTCGCCCAAGGCGCACTTTTGATTCTCCAAATTCTCATCCCCTTCGCCATTATCAGTGCCAATCTGGGGatcctgaaccgccgcctgGAGGTCGCCCCTAGTGCGCTCTTCATGGTTGTCATGGCGATCTCAGACATCATGaccctcaacttcttcttcATGGTGCGCGACGAGGGCTCGTGGCTTGACATTGGCATGACCATCAGCCATTTCTGTATTGCAAGCGCCCTCTGCACCTTCGTGGCAGGTCTAGAGTTCCTCAGCGAGCAACTTGTCAGCGGTGTGAACTTCGCTCCCACGGTGGCAGCCGTAGTCCAAACCATCGAAGAAGTCACTGAGTGTGGCCACGAGGACCGCAAGGAGCCGAAGAAATCCCAGTCCAATGGGGTCAAACAGTCCAAATCCAAGTCCAAGG AGTT AAAACCCCTATACATGTATACACTAAGCGGTGGCCAGTGGGCAGTAGCAGGTCACACTGCATATGCATCCGCACATCCCGCGAATTTGGCCCGTGACCGAAAATTGTCTCCGAGTTCAGTCCTGAGAGAAATCCCCGACATGAGA GACCTTTCGCGTCGCGGCAACCAAACTTTCAGTCGGGATGACCCCCCCGGAGCCCGAATGGAGGCTGAAGCAACGGTATTTCCACGCGGTGGTCTAATTTGGGCCGGTTTAGTGTCTGGAGTGTGA
- a CDS encoding C6 transcription factor Ctf1A, putative produces MKLHQEIDIATTSPQFLIILPLSPPPPLSDNHTSPAPSNAGSTGTSGITVRNGPQGQPLSFRRQRASRACETCHARKVRCDAASLGVPCTNCVAFSIDCKIPSPKRKKNNQNKSKEETQYDGSPPQNTSSVADAGVAHFQPTSTEEPADSASGSVSTSREKVKGLVSDMKNNAFGYRNNLIGVDGLSNTALSEAEAAQQASANNAYAQFMKPKFARAPIKEAGRVAYLGESSNLSLLVQDRHGTADVVHYPLPPNMRGSRARLTDLDNLEIDILHQRGAFLLPPKPLCDELVDAYFKWVAPVVPIINKSRFMRHYRDPKNPPSLLLLQAILLAGSRVCTNPQLMDANGSTTPAAMTFYKRAKALYDASYEDDRVTIVQALVLLGWYWEGPEDVTKNVFYWTRVAMVVAQGSGMHRSVEMSQLNKPDKRLWKRIWWTLFTRDRSVAVALGRPIGINTDDSDVEMVTEDDFIEDELDSVAEYPADPVHVQFFLQYVKLCEIMGLVLSQQYSVASKSRRMNAMDLTHSDMALADWLQNCPKEVCWQRSRHHFWAALLHSNYYTTLCLLHRAHMPPASSAPNNYRVEEMAYPSRTIAFQAAGMITSIVENLQAHGEIRYTPAFIVYSLFSALIMHVYQMRSSVPSIVTTCQERINVCMLALKDVSKVWLVAKMVNTLFESILGNKALEERLQKAAGRRHQRTRHGESSSSKRHDPPKRKYDDMDIGMPNGGGPTPSVSYERSRPQTPAVTPSRELNQPPPGGQQSPKTHRGPHDPMTGTGNSRANTRPTTPFNGQFSLPATPPDFFLVTRTSPNLSPSLWENFQPDQLFPDGTAFFPELTSPPQPATVDPSLQISSQMAPGMGPRPSPTMNTQPLPGSGRGMSVSHGSPTIMSGLPGTMSMHPHSSQQMFGMEGHHQQAWPPLHGADSTMSAATMDAASQDNDTWSSSSRSGPTAPTTLNVEDWFQFFGINGGLSDLAG; encoded by the exons ATG AAACTCCACCAAGAAATTGATATTGCCACAACTTCACCCCAATTTTTGATAATCCTTCCTCTTTCCCCTCCTCCACCA CTATCGGACAACCATACCAGCCCGGCTCCTAGCAACGCGGGCTCGACGGGGACTTCGGGCATTACGGTGCGCAATGGTCCACAAGGCCAACCTCTGAGTTTCAGAAG ACAACGTGCATCACGCGCGTGCGAG ACATGCCATGCTCGCAAG GTTCGATGTGATGCAGCCAGTCTCGGGGTGCCCTGCACCAATTGTGTCGCTTTCTCTATCGATTGCAAGATCCCGTCCCCCAAACGAAAGAAGAACAATCAGAACAAGAGCAAGGAAGAGACTCAGTATGACGGCAGTCCACCGCAAAATACCTCCTCGGTCGCCGACGCGGGAGTTGCCCACTTCCAACCCACGAGCACTGAAGAGCCAGCCGATTCAGCATCTGGATCTGTCTCCACATCCAGGGAAAAGGTGAAAGGGTTGGTCTCCGATATGAAGAACAATGCCTTTGGATACCGAAACAACCTCATAGGCGTCGACGGCCTGTCCAATACTGCCCTttccgaggccgaggcagcCCAGCAAGCTTCAGCCAATAACGCCTATGCCCAATTTATGAAGCCAAAGTTTGCCCGTGCTCCAATTAAAGAGGCTGGCCGGGTGGCATATTTGGGTGAATCGTCGAATCTGTCTCTTCTGGTTCAAGACCGACATGGAACAGCAGATGTCGTCCACTACCCGCTCCCCCCGAATATGAGAGGCTCCCGCGCCCGTTTGACGGACTTGGACAACTTGGAAATTGATATTTTGCACCAGCGAGGCGCATTCCTGCTCCCGCCCAAACCGCTGTGTGATGAGTTGGTCGACGCCTACTTCAAATGGGTGGCACCCGTCGTGCCGATAATCAACAAGAGTCGCTTCATGCGTCACTACCGTGACCCGAAGAACCCCCCCTCGTTGTTACTGCTGCAGGCAATTCTGCTGGCAGGATCGAGAGTCTGCACTAACCCGCAGCTTATGGATGCGAATGGTTCGACAACCCCTGCGGCTATGACTTTCTATAAGCGTGCTAAGGCGCTGTACGATGCTAGTTACGAGGATGACCGTGTCACTATCGTTCAGGCATTAGTGCTTTTGGGTTGGTACTGGGAGGGACCAGAAG ATGTCACTAAGAACGTATTCTACTGGACACGGGTCGCTATGGTGGTAGCTCAGGGGTCTGGAATGCACCGCAGCGTCGAAATGTCTCAGCTTAACAAACCAGACAAAAGACTCTGGAAGCGAATCTGGTGGACCCTGTTCACCCGGGATCGATCTGTCGCTGTCGCACTGGGACGACCGATTGGAATCAATACAGATGACTCGGATGTTGAGATGGTTACGGAGGACGATTTCATTGAGGATGAGCTCGACAGTGTTGCCGAATACCCAGCAGACCCTGTTCATGTCCAGTTCTTCCTCCAATATGTCAAGCTGTGCGAGATCATGGGCTTGGTTCTGTCGCAGCAGTACTCTGTGGCTTCTAAGTCACGGCGCATGAATGCAATGGATCTCACCCACTCGGATATGGCGCTCGCCGATTGGTTGCAGAACTGTCCCAAAGAAGTATGCTGGCAACGCTCTCGGCATCATTTCTGGGCGGCTCTCTTGCACTCTAATTACTACACTACGCTCTGTCTTCTTCACAGGGCTCATATGCCGCCTGCCTCATCCGCACCCAATAACTACAGAGTGGAAGAAATGGCCTATCCATCGCGAACAATTGCCTTTCAGGCTGCAGGCATGATTACCTCTATTGTTGAGAACCTACAGGCACATGGGGAGATCCGTTACACCCCTGCCTTTATTGTCTACAGTCTATTCTCGGCCTTGATTATGCACGTTTACCAAATGCGTTCCTCGGTTCCTTCTATCGTGACCACTTGCCAGGAAAGAATCAATGTCTGCATGCTAGCCCTCAAGGACGTATCAAAGGTCTGGCTGGTGGCGAAGATGGTGAATACTTTGTTTGAGTCTATTCTCGGAAACAAGGCATTGGAAGAACGACTGCAGAAAGCTGCAGGCCGAAGACATCAGCGCACGCGGCATGGAGaatcatcttcctccaagAGGCACGATCCGCCGAAACGTAAATATGACGATATGGATATCGGCATGCCAAATGGTGGCGGGCCTACACCCTCCGTGTCATACGAACGCTCCCGGCCCCAGACACCCGCTGTCACCCCCTCCCGGGAACTGAATCAACCCCCTCCTGGCGGCCAACAGTCACCCAAAACCCACCGCGGTCCTCACGATCCAATGACCGGCACGGGTAATTCCCGCGCCAACACCAGGCCTACAACCCCGTTCAACGGCCAATTCTCTCTGCCCGCCACACCCCCCGACTTCTTCCTAGTAACCCGCACCTCGCCCAACCTCTCCCCCTCCCTCTGGGAGAACTTCCAACCCGATCAACTCTTCCCAGACGGCACCGCCTTCTTCCCGGAGCTGACCTCGCCACCCCAGCCCGCTACAGTCGACCCATCCCTCCAGATCTCATCACAAATGGCCCCGGGCATGGGCCCGCGCCCCAGTCCTACCATGAACACCCAGCCGCTCCCCGGTTCGGGCCGTGGCATGTCTGTCTCCCATGGTAGCCCGACGATAATGTCGGGACTGCCGGGCACGATGAGTATGCATCCCCACTCATCGCAGCAGATGTTCGGCATGGAAGGTCATCATCAGCAAGCCTGGCCACCCCTGCATGGTGCCGACAGCACCATGAGTGCAGCCACGATGGACGCTGCCAGCCAGGACAATGATACTTGGAGCAGTAGTTCCCGTAGCGGGCCGACTGCGCCAACGACGCTGAATGTTGAGGACTG GTTTCAATTCTTTGGCATTAACGGCGGTCTCAGCGATCTGGCGGGATAA
- a CDS encoding Cystathionine beta-lyase, eukaryotic, which translates to MSASGSGFHNAASGSSSGVKKGFPQVDLSGNDLPPSPAPSSPHAGRRYNIATELVFTEGSDQYNASSVPIYQSATFKQTSNAGGGEYDYTRSGNPTRTHLERHLAKIMSAQRALVVSSGMAALDVITRLLRPGDEVVTGDDLYGGTNRLLKYLSTNGGIVVHHVDTTDPEKVQEVLSSKTTMVLLETPTNPLIKIVDIGKIATAAHEANPACIVSVDNTMMSPLLLNPLDFGADVVYESGTKYLSGHHDLMAGVIAVNDLQLGERLYFTINASGCGLSPFDSWLLLRGVKTLKVRMDQQQSNAQRIAEFLESHGFKVRYPGLRSHPQYELHNSMARGAGAVLSFETGDTAISERIVESAKIFAISVSFGCVNSLISMPCRMSHASIDAKTRAERAFPEDLIRLCIGIEDADDLIDDLERALVQAGAVNVTMDGIEAR; encoded by the exons ATGTCGGCTTCTGGATCCGGATTTCACAATGCTGCCTCGGGGTCATCCAGCGGTGTGAAGAAGGGTTTCCCTCAGGTTGACCTGTCAGGAAATGACCTTCCACCTTCCCCTGCCCCGTCTAGCCCTCATGCTGGTCGCCGATACAATATTGCCACCGAGCTGGTTTTCACTGAGGGCAGTGACCAATACAATGCTAGCAGCGTTCCTATCTATCAG AGTGCTACCTTCAAACAAACCTCCAACGCCGGCGGTGGAGAGTATGACTACACACGGTCCGGGAACCCAACTCGCACACATCTTGAGCGTCACTTGGCCAAGATTATGTCGGCACAGCGCGCCCTGGTGGTGTCCTCCGGCATGGCAGCCTTGGACGTGATTACAAGACTTCTCCGCCCCGGTGACGAGGTGGTCACTGGTGACGACCTCTACGGTGGCACCAACCGTCTGCTTAAGTATCTCTCGACCAATGGTGGGATTGTCGTACACCACGTCGACACGACAGATCCCGAGAAGGTCCAGGAGGTGCTGAGCTCGAAGACAACCATGGTGCTACTCGAGACCCCCACAAATCCCCTGATCAAGATCGTCGATATCGGAAAGATTGCCACCGCCGCCCACGAAGCCAACCCCGCCTGCATTGTCTCTGTGGACAACACCATGATGTCTCCTCTTCTCCTGAACCCACTGGACTTTGGCGCCGACGTCGTCTATGAGAGTGGCACCAAATACCTCTCCGGACACCACGACCTGATGGCCGGTGTCATTGCTGTAAACGACCTGCAGCTCGGAGAGCGCCTCTACTTCACGATCAACGCATCAGGCTGCGGCTTGTCACCGTTTGACTCGTGGCTGCTGCTGCGTGGTGTGAAGACGTTGAAGGTCCGCATGGACCAGCAACAGAGCAATGCCCAGCGCATTGCTGAGTTCCTTGAGTCGCATGGCTTCAAGGTGCGCTACCCCGGTTTGCGGTCCCACCCGCAGTACGAACTCCACAATTCCATGGCGCGGGGCGCCGGTGCTGTCCTCTCGTTCGAGACCGGTGACACGGCCATTAGCGAGCGCATTGTGGAGAGTGCCAAGATTTTTGCCATCAGTGTCAGTTTTGGCTGTGTCAACAGTCTGATCAGTATGCCGTGCCGTATGAGTCATGCCAGCATTGACGCTAAGACGCGGGCGGAACGTGCGTTCCCCGAAGACCTGATCCGGTTGTGTATTGGTATTGAGGATGCGGATGACTTGATTGACGACTTAGAACGAGCG tTGGTGCAAGCTGGTGCGGTCAATGTCACTATGGATGGTATTGAGGCTCGTTAG
- a CDS encoding Chromosome segregation protein (Pcs1), putative, with protein MPKRKAPPKLSGLLGSDDEDIMQVEATETQETHEPPAKKRRGRPRTSNENVTETKSTKPATRTKKQQATVAAAEPEPATNKKPARRGRPRGNSSVAEDTETSAQATEAEDMVPEKDDADKQENEDPFVSRNIKKQLPKAPKAAPARGRGRPRAVSTQPQTDGEFQFTPSGSRHVSFKETRTEQTELSPLARATSLGRKEPEVEDSQSNEQPAAELVDETIIHEEPAYNRKSMSPMKSARSRLFMLRTSQDSSPRKRKLGGTESEQGGDPELRRRLGELTKKYDALESKFRNLREIGIVEANTNMEKLRKQNEIVTKASNELVSSLRAEMDAQRKLGLQSRGLQKQLKDRDDELARLKSSADAAQEQLASAQSEVKALQTKLAAARNTAASLEGASKVPGSAIKGGASNRANAAATAEAAQASQLAQLKEDLYSDLTGLIVRDVKNRELDYLYDCIQTGINGTLHFHLVVPKVSTDYDKTEFQYLPHLDPNRDRDLINLLPDFLAVDITFVRGQAAKFYTRVIDALTKRRSLPAQ; from the exons ATGCCTAAAAGGAAAGCTCCTCCCAAACTCTCTGGTCTATTAGGCTCAGATGACGAGGACATCATGCAAGTCGAAGCGACAGAGACACAAGAAACTCACGAGCCTCCCGCCAAAAAACGGAGAGGAAGACCGCGTACCTCAAACGAGAATGTGACCGAGACCAAATCTACCAAGCCTGCTACTCGCACAAAAAAGCAGCAAGCAACTGTAGCTGCAGCTGAGCCAGAACCTGCTACAAACAAAAAGCCCGCCCGCCGAGGACGGCCCAGAGGAAACAGCAGTGTAGCCGAAGACACGGAAACATCTGCGCAGGCAACCGAGGCGGAGGATATGGTACCAGAGAAGGATGATGCAGACAAACAGGAGAACGAAGACCCATTCGTCTCAAGGAATAtaaagaagcagctacccAAGGCCCCAAAGGCTGCCCCAGCACGCGGTCGAGGACGACCTCGTGCGGTCAGCACACAGCCCCAAACAGATGGTGAATTTCAGTTTACCCCGAGCGGTTCGAGACACGTTAGTTTCAAGGAAACTCGGACAGAACAAACCGAGCTGAGCCCTCTTGCTCGTGCAACGAGTCTGGGAAGAAAGGAACCTGAAGTTGAAGATTCTCAATCGAACGAGCAACCCGCAGCGGAGCTCGTAGATGAGACTATAATTCACGAGGAACCGGCATATAATCGCAAATCGATGTCCCCCATGAAGAGTGCTCGCTCTCGGCTATTCATGTTACGCACCTCTCAAGATTCTTCTCCTCGAAAACGCAAGCTTGGGGGCACCGAATCCGAGCAGGGCGGAGACCCAGAGCTGAGACGCAGGCTAGGTGAACTGACCAAGAAATATGATGCCTTGGAGAGTAAATTTCGCAATCTACGGGAGATTGGAATTGTCGAGGCCAACACCAACATGGAGAAATTGCGAAAGCAAAATGAGATTGTTACCAAAG CATCGAATGAATTGGTTTCTTCGCTCAGGGCCGAAATGGATGCCCAGCGAAAGCTAGGACTGCAAAGCCGTGGACTCCAAAAACAACTCAAAGACCGTGATGATGAATTGGCTCGGCTCAAATCGAGCGCTGATGCAGCCCAAGAACAGCTTGCATCTGCCCAGTCTGAAGTTAAAGCCTTACAGACCAAGCTCGCTGCGGCGCGGAACACAGCTGCCAGTCTCGAGGGGGCTTCAAAGGTCCCCGGCAGTGCCATCAAGGGCGGCGCCTCCAACCGTGCTAATGCagctgctaccgctgaagcGGCGCAGGCTTCACAGCTGGCGCAATTGAAAGAAGATTTATACAGCGACTTAACAGGATTGATCGTTCGTGATGTTAAGAACAGAGAGTTAGATTACCTTTACGATTGTATCCAGACTGGAATCAACGGAA CTCTTCACTTCCATCTAGTCGTGCCAAAGGTCTCGACTGACTATGACAAAACCGAGTTCCAATACTTGCCTCACTTGGATCCTAACCGCGATCGTGACCTGATCAACTTGTTGCCAGACTTCTTGGCCGTGGACATCACCTTCGTCCGTGGACAGGCCGCCAAATTTTATACGCGCGTCATTGATGCCCTCACAAAGAGGCGATCTCTTCCAGCGCAATAG